A DNA window from Pyrus communis chromosome 3, drPyrComm1.1, whole genome shotgun sequence contains the following coding sequences:
- the LOC137729388 gene encoding pentatricopeptide repeat-containing protein At1g34160-like, which yields MANLESLLQKCTSLACIKQLQAHLLTSGKFQFYPSLTTTLLERCALSPVANLPYATALFRHLQNPSTNQWNAVVRGLAQSLQPTQAIAWYKTMSQASQKIDALTCSFALKACARALAFSEAMQIHSQIVQFGFGADVLLRTTLLDVYAKVGDLGFAQKVFDEMGQRDIACWNALISGLAQGNRPTEALALFQRMSEEEGLKPNEVTVLGALSACSQLGALKRGEKVHAYIMDEKLDKHVIVCNAVIDMYAKCGFEDKAYWVFENMKCGKNLITWNTMIMAFAMHGNGDKALELFGQMDKTEVCPDAVSYLAALCACNHAGLVADGVRLFNSMAGHGVAPNVKHYGTVVDLLGRAGRIQEAYEIINSMSMFPDVVLWQTLLGASKTYRNVEMAELASRKLIELGSKGCGDFVLLSNVYAAHERWDDVGRVREAMKKRDVKKIPGFGYIEVEGVIHKFVNGDQSHTNWREIYAKLDEIMFRIKAYGYAAKTNNVLHDIGEEEKENALSYHCEKLAVAFGLISTSEGTPIQVIKNLRICEDCHVVIKLISKVYNREIIVRDRARFHRFKEGLCSCRDYW from the coding sequence ATGGCCAACTTGGAGTCCTTGTTACAGAAATGCACCTCCCTCGCGTGCATCAAGCAGCTCCAAGCGCACCTTCTTACCAGTGGCAAATTCCAATTCTACCCCTCCCTCACCACCACACTCCTCGAGCGCTGCGCCCTCTCCCCCGTCGCCAACCTCCCTTACGCCACAGCCCTCTTCCGCCACCTCCAAAACCCTTCCACCAATCAATGGAACGCCGTCGTTCGAGGCCTCGCCCAGAGCCTCCAACCCACCCAAGCCATCGCATGGTACAAGACCATGTCCCAAGCTTCCCAGAAAATCGACGCCCTCACGTGCTCCTTCGCTCTAAAGGCGTGCGCACGGGCATTGGCTTTCTCTGAGGCAATGCAGATTCACTCGCAGATTGTACAGTTCGGATTTGGAGCCGACGTGCTGCTGCGAACCACTTTGCTGGACGTCTATGCGAAAGTGGGTGATTTGGGGTTTGCACagaaggtgtttgatgaaatgggTCAAAGAGATATTGCTTGTTGGAATGCTTTAATTTCTGGGTTGGCTCAGGGGAATCGACCCACTGAAGCTTTAGCTTTGTTTCAGAGAATGAGCGAGGAAGAGGGTTTGAAGCCTAATGAAGTCACGGTTCTCGGTGCACTTTCCGCCTGTTCGCAATTGGGTGCACTCAAAAGAGGAGAGAAAGTACATGCCTATATAATGGATGAGAAGCTTGATAAGCACGTCATTGTTTGCAATGCGGTTATTGATATGTACGCAAAATGCGGCTTTGAGGACAAAGCATATTGGGTGTTTGAGAATATGAAATGTGGGAAGAATCTAATAACGTGGAATACGATGATTATGGCGTTTGCTATGCATGGCAATGGTGACAAAGCACTTGAGCTTTTCGGACAGATGGATAAAACTGAGGTGTGCCCAGATGCAGTGTCGTATCTTGCTGCTTTGTGTGCCTGCAACCATGCCGGGCTGGTGGCAGATGGGGTCAGGTTATTTAATTCGATGGCGGGGCATGGGGTTGCCCCTAATGTTAAGCATTATGGAACTGTGGTTGATTTGCTGGGACGAGCTGGGCGTATTCAAGAGGCTTACGAGATTATAAATTCTATGTCTATGTTTCCTGATGTGGTACTCTGGCAAACTTTACTTGGTGCTAGCAAGACTTATAGGAATGTAGAGATGGCAGAACTGGCGTCTCGGAAACTGATTGAGTTGGGGTCTAAGGGTTGTGGTGATTTCGTGTTGTTATCAAATGTTTACGCGGCTCATGAGAGATGGGATGATGTAGGCAGGGTGAGGGAGGCCATGAAGAAAAGGGATGTGAAGAAAATACCGGGTTTTGGGTACATAGAAGTGGAAGGTGTGATACACAAGTTCGTGAATGGTGATCAAAGCCATACTAATTGGCGTGAGATTTATGCAAAGCTGGATGAGATCATGTTCAGGATTAAAGCCTATGGATATGCGGCCAAGACTAATAATGTGCTGCATGATATAGGGGAGGAGGAAAAAGAGAATGCATTGAGCTACCACTGCGAGAAATTGGCTGTGGCGTTTGGTTTGATTAGTACCAGTGAGGGGACACCAATTCAAGTGATTAAGAACCTAAGAATATGTGAGGATTGCCATGTTGTGATCAAACTTATTTCGAAGGTTTATAACAGGGAAATAATTGTGAGGGATCGAGCCCGGTTTCACAGATTTAAAGAAGGATTATGCTCTTGCAGAGATTATTGGTGA